The Hymenobacter sp. GOD-10R genome includes a window with the following:
- a CDS encoding carboxypeptidase-like regulatory domain-containing protein: MKLKASPFHATTGQLLPAYRDAYLRGDLSSKNTELVDAYIKANSQQADATLRRFHELNSKGHDVKAVGWVQRQFDLIRTEPQRFRQRAAAMVVGTALVGSAVFAGSSRPTTEAASPVAAPMSAAETEASAKLLRVATVRGRILDEEGKPLVGATVLQKGSFYGVSTDSKGEYLLRVPANQPVTLQYGYGGYADEEVKVKGGTTENMTLVPREKEAKTKKHRWFIF; this comes from the coding sequence ATGAAACTCAAAGCCTCCCCCTTCCACGCAACTACCGGTCAACTTCTCCCTGCTTACCGCGACGCTTATTTGCGCGGGGACCTCTCCAGCAAAAACACCGAGTTAGTTGACGCTTACATCAAAGCCAACAGCCAGCAAGCCGATGCTACGTTGCGTCGCTTCCATGAACTGAACAGCAAAGGACACGATGTAAAAGCAGTCGGCTGGGTACAACGTCAATTTGATCTGATCCGCACCGAACCCCAGCGTTTCCGCCAGCGTGCTGCAGCCATGGTAGTAGGTACTGCTCTAGTAGGTAGCGCTGTGTTTGCTGGCTCTAGCCGCCCTACCACTGAAGCCGCATCTCCCGTTGCCGCACCAATGTCGGCTGCTGAAACCGAAGCTTCTGCCAAGTTGCTGCGTGTGGCCACCGTACGGGGCCGTATCCTCGACGAAGAAGGCAAGCCACTGGTTGGCGCAACAGTCCTGCAGAAAGGCAGCTTCTACGGCGTGAGCACCGACTCGAAGGGCGAATACCTACTACGCGTACCTGCCAATCAGCCTGTTACTCTGCAATACGGCTACGGTGGCTACGCCGATGAAGAAGTAAAAGTAAAAGGTGGCACCACCGAGAACATGACCCTAGTACCTCGCGAAAAAGAAGCCAAGACGAAAAAGCACCGTTGGTTCATCTTCTAA
- a CDS encoding TIGR04290 family methyltransferase: MNIQEEIQQLGPWFHNLHLPGGVQTAPNHALGDFPSFKWRDLENSIPADLTGWNVLDVGCNAGFYSLELAKRGANVLGIDVDPHYLRQAEWAARQLGLEDRITLQQMQVYDVARLDQQFDLIWYMGVLYHLRYPLLSLDILSQRTRRMMVFQTLTMPGEDTQETPFDFGIDEREQMQEPHWPKMAFIEKRMAGDPTNWWAPNHACIEAMLRSCGLRVTQRPGHEMYICEVDEALRQAQQWNESEYLSALGLDWQTAVQQKLKNKNRYLSR; the protein is encoded by the coding sequence ATGAACATTCAAGAAGAGATACAACAGCTAGGTCCTTGGTTTCACAACCTGCACCTGCCCGGCGGCGTGCAGACCGCTCCTAACCACGCCCTAGGTGATTTCCCTTCCTTTAAATGGCGGGATCTGGAAAATAGCATTCCCGCTGACCTCACCGGCTGGAACGTGCTGGACGTGGGCTGCAATGCTGGCTTCTATTCTTTGGAGCTAGCCAAACGTGGCGCCAACGTACTCGGCATCGACGTAGACCCGCACTACTTGCGACAAGCCGAATGGGCAGCTCGCCAGCTAGGTTTGGAAGACCGCATTACGTTGCAACAGATGCAAGTCTACGACGTGGCGCGTCTCGACCAGCAGTTCGACCTGATCTGGTACATGGGTGTGCTGTATCACTTGCGGTACCCGCTGCTGTCGCTCGATATTCTGTCGCAGAGAACGCGCCGGATGATGGTTTTTCAGACCTTAACCATGCCTGGCGAAGACACCCAAGAGACGCCTTTCGACTTCGGTATTGATGAACGGGAGCAGATGCAGGAGCCGCACTGGCCCAAAATGGCCTTTATTGAAAAGCGGATGGCTGGCGACCCAACGAACTGGTGGGCGCCGAACCACGCTTGCATCGAAGCCATGCTGCGCTCCTGCGGGTTGCGCGTAACCCAACGCCCCGGCCACGAGATGTATATCTGCGAGGTAGATGAAGCATTGCGTCAGGCTCAGCAGTGGAACGAGTCGGAATACCTGTCTGCCCTGGGGCTCGACTGGCAAACGGCCGTGCAGCAAAAGCTAAAGAATAAGAACCGATATTTGAGCCGGTAG
- a CDS encoding SDR family oxidoreductase — MPPKLKPLNQQIIVITGATSGIGLATAKGAAAKGAKVVLAARSEQELSQAAEEIRSKGGHVATVVADVGNISDIERIAQAAKTQFGGFDTWVNNAAASIWGRLEEVSDADNRRMFETNFWGVVNGSLEAIKHLKQHGGALINLGSVASDIAFPLQGMYSASKHAIKGFTDALRIELEEEDAPVSVTLIKPSAINTPFPQHAKNYMDKEPKLPPPVYQPEEVAVAILHAAAHPERDIYIGGGGKMMSSLNKNVPSFMDFVNEKVTMKLQARDEPPRNPAGSLHQPSNDGQVHGDHPGYVMKKSLYTRATIHPVLAGVAVAAVLGTTVLALQNSRDEDKDKQE, encoded by the coding sequence ATGCCACCTAAGTTAAAACCACTTAATCAGCAGATAATCGTTATAACCGGTGCCACGAGCGGTATCGGACTTGCTACCGCAAAAGGCGCGGCTGCAAAAGGCGCGAAAGTCGTGCTGGCCGCCCGCAGCGAACAGGAGCTGAGTCAGGCTGCCGAAGAAATTCGCAGCAAGGGTGGCCACGTAGCCACCGTTGTAGCGGATGTAGGCAACATTTCTGATATTGAACGCATTGCTCAAGCGGCCAAAACGCAGTTCGGCGGATTCGATACGTGGGTAAACAACGCCGCTGCCTCCATTTGGGGACGGCTGGAAGAAGTAAGCGACGCTGACAACCGGCGTATGTTCGAGACCAACTTCTGGGGTGTCGTGAACGGCTCTTTAGAAGCCATCAAGCATCTGAAGCAGCACGGGGGGGCGCTCATCAACCTAGGTAGTGTGGCCTCCGATATTGCTTTCCCGCTGCAGGGAATGTACTCGGCCAGCAAGCACGCCATTAAAGGGTTCACGGACGCGTTGCGCATTGAGCTGGAAGAAGAAGATGCACCGGTTTCGGTCACACTCATCAAGCCATCAGCCATCAATACGCCGTTTCCGCAGCACGCCAAAAACTACATGGATAAGGAGCCTAAGCTGCCACCGCCCGTGTACCAACCTGAAGAAGTAGCCGTGGCTATCCTGCACGCAGCTGCCCATCCTGAGCGCGACATCTACATTGGTGGGGGTGGGAAGATGATGAGCAGCCTGAACAAGAACGTGCCGAGCTTCATGGACTTCGTCAACGAGAAAGTAACGATGAAGCTACAAGCCCGCGACGAACCGCCCCGCAACCCAGCCGGTTCCCTGCACCAGCCCAGCAACGATGGGCAAGTGCACGGCGACCATCCGGGATACGTGATGAAGAAAAGTCTGTATACCCGTGCTACTATTCACCCGGTGCTCGCTGGTGTAGCCGTAGCGGCAGTGCTAGGTACTACGGTGCTAGCTTTGCAGAACAGCAGAGACGAGGACAAAGACAAGCAAGAGTAG
- a CDS encoding NUDIX hydrolase has translation MSNDIARWKTLKSDIVFDHKWYTLRRDHVELPTGQILDDYFVSVRQNVVLIFAVTDDHHVLLVRQYKHAASEILIELPGGVIDEGEDVPSEAAKRELLEETGYAPESIELLLEVMDNPTKDTNRIYFFLARNARQVASQDLDETENIEVLRVPLAEIEGMVLGGQIRVSGSVALCLLALRKLQA, from the coding sequence ATGTCAAATGACATAGCGCGTTGGAAGACGCTGAAATCAGATATTGTTTTTGATCATAAGTGGTACACGCTACGGCGCGACCATGTGGAACTACCCACAGGCCAAATACTCGACGACTACTTCGTTAGTGTGCGGCAAAATGTAGTCTTGATCTTTGCCGTGACGGATGACCACCATGTGTTGCTCGTACGCCAATACAAGCACGCGGCTAGCGAGATTCTGATTGAATTGCCCGGTGGCGTTATTGATGAAGGCGAAGACGTGCCCTCGGAGGCAGCTAAACGCGAGTTGCTGGAAGAAACTGGCTACGCGCCCGAGTCGATAGAACTGCTGCTGGAGGTCATGGATAATCCTACGAAAGACACCAACCGGATCTACTTTTTTCTGGCCCGCAATGCCCGGCAAGTTGCCAGTCAGGACCTCGATGAAACGGAGAACATTGAAGTGCTACGCGTACCGCTGGCCGAGATAGAAGGGATGGTGCTCGGTGGACAAATTCGTGTTTCTGGGTCGGTGGCGCTATGCCTGCTTGCGCTGCGTAAACTGCAGGCCTAG
- the uraD gene encoding 2-oxo-4-hydroxy-4-carboxy-5-ureidoimidazoline decarboxylase, which produces MTLSELNQLDKPTLALALGKCCGATAWIEDMCQLFPVPDEQTLFDKAREIWYDLAESDWLEAFTHHPKIGDINSLKEKFASTSTWAAGEQGAVQQASQQVLEALAAGNTAYEDKFGYIFIVCATGKSAAEMLSLLQARLPNSPEDEVKIAMGEQAKITQIRLEKLLAA; this is translated from the coding sequence ATGACTCTCTCCGAACTCAACCAGCTCGACAAACCTACCCTAGCTCTCGCCCTTGGCAAATGCTGCGGCGCTACTGCTTGGATAGAAGACATGTGTCAGCTTTTTCCCGTGCCCGACGAGCAAACCCTATTCGATAAAGCTCGCGAAATCTGGTACGACCTAGCTGAAAGCGACTGGCTTGAAGCCTTCACCCATCACCCAAAAATTGGGGACATCAACTCGCTGAAGGAGAAGTTTGCCAGCACCAGTACGTGGGCGGCTGGCGAACAAGGCGCCGTGCAACAAGCCTCACAGCAAGTGCTAGAGGCACTAGCCGCCGGCAACACAGCGTACGAGGATAAGTTCGGCTATATTTTTATCGTCTGCGCGACGGGCAAATCGGCGGCGGAAATGCTGTCGTTATTGCAAGCTAGGCTCCCGAACTCGCCTGAAGATGAAGTCAAAATTGCCATGGGCGAGCAAGCCAAAATCACGCAGATTCGCCTAGAAAAACTGTTAGCCGCATGA
- a CDS encoding CgeB family protein has translation MNITLFYHSILSDWNHGNAHFLRGIVHELQKHGHQVQVYEPQGGWSLQNLIEGYGEEKLDELKQYYPTISTNFYTLDTLDLDAVLKDADLVLVHEWSDHELVRRIGEHRTTHNYQLLFHDTHHRAVTERESMAKYDLSHYDGVLAFGNVIRELYLREGWTKRAWTWHEAADTSVFYPHERQGDYAGDLVWVGNWGDEERTAELHEFLINPVKELGLKAKIYGVRYPEHALKSLADAGIEYGGWLPNYKAPEEFAKYKVTVHVPRRPYVEALPGIPTIRPFEALACGIPLITSPWDDAEHLFTPGEDFLVVRSGAEMKEQLQSLLSDYAKASALAQHGLQTILSRHTCAHRVNELEKICLELGIDQAKVFLQTPAVV, from the coding sequence ATGAACATAACCCTATTCTACCACTCCATTCTTTCTGACTGGAACCACGGCAACGCTCACTTTCTGCGTGGCATCGTGCACGAGCTGCAAAAGCATGGTCACCAGGTGCAGGTGTACGAACCGCAGGGTGGCTGGAGCTTACAAAACCTGATTGAGGGCTACGGTGAAGAAAAGCTCGACGAGCTCAAGCAGTATTACCCCACCATCAGCACCAACTTCTACACGCTCGATACGCTCGACCTAGATGCCGTGCTGAAAGATGCCGACCTGGTGCTCGTGCACGAGTGGAGCGACCATGAGCTAGTGCGCCGAATAGGGGAGCACCGCACCACCCACAACTACCAGCTGCTCTTCCACGACACGCACCACCGCGCCGTAACGGAGCGCGAAAGCATGGCCAAGTACGACCTTTCGCACTACGATGGTGTGCTAGCTTTCGGCAACGTGATTCGGGAGCTGTACTTGCGCGAAGGTTGGACGAAACGCGCCTGGACTTGGCACGAAGCCGCCGACACGAGCGTATTCTACCCCCACGAGCGCCAGGGCGACTACGCCGGCGACCTGGTGTGGGTCGGCAATTGGGGCGACGAAGAGCGCACCGCCGAGCTGCACGAGTTTCTGATCAACCCCGTGAAGGAGCTAGGTCTGAAAGCGAAGATCTACGGGGTCCGCTACCCCGAGCACGCCCTCAAGTCCTTGGCCGATGCGGGTATCGAGTACGGCGGTTGGTTACCCAACTATAAGGCCCCCGAAGAGTTTGCCAAGTACAAAGTAACCGTGCACGTGCCTCGCCGCCCCTACGTGGAAGCGCTGCCGGGCATCCCGACCATCCGGCCCTTCGAGGCCCTGGCGTGCGGCATTCCGCTGATTACCTCCCCCTGGGACGATGCCGAACACCTGTTCACGCCCGGCGAAGATTTCTTAGTGGTTCGTTCTGGCGCTGAGATGAAAGAACAGCTGCAAAGCTTGCTTTCTGACTATGCCAAAGCTTCTGCATTGGCGCAACACGGCTTGCAGACCATCCTGAGCCGTCATACGTGCGCACACCGCGTGAACGAGCTAGAAAAGATCTGTCTGGAGCTAGGTATCGACCAAGCTAAAGTTTTCCTCCAAACCCCCGCTGTCGTATGA
- a CDS encoding LLM class flavin-dependent oxidoreductase, which translates to MEVGIDSFAAATLLDNGTGTTLSGAEAIAQLLERIERADQVGLDVFGVGEHHRPEYLDSATAVILAAAAARTERIRLTSAVTVLSAADPVRVFQQFATLDLISRGRAEMVVGRGSSIEAFPLFGFDLDDYDALFTEKLDLLLTIRGQEQVQWKGKFRPALHGEGIYPRPMQQSLPIWLGVGGTPQSFARAGMLGLPLMVAIIGGDTHRFRPLVDLYREAGRRAGYTPDQLPVGLHSLGYVAETTQQAKDEFFPGYAHTFTSRAKERGGLPVTRGQFDAQAGPLGALLVGNPEEVAAKIQRHSEALGGITRVTFQMDVATLPHTKLLEAIDLLGTRVAPLLRG; encoded by the coding sequence ATGGAAGTTGGAATTGATAGCTTCGCCGCCGCAACCTTGCTGGATAACGGAACTGGTACTACCCTTAGCGGCGCAGAAGCTATAGCTCAGCTGTTGGAGCGCATTGAGCGTGCCGATCAAGTAGGGCTCGATGTTTTTGGAGTTGGTGAGCATCACCGGCCGGAATACTTAGACTCAGCTACGGCAGTCATCCTCGCCGCTGCGGCCGCCCGCACTGAGCGTATTCGGCTGACTAGCGCCGTAACCGTGCTCAGCGCCGCCGACCCAGTACGAGTGTTTCAGCAATTTGCTACGCTTGATCTTATCTCGCGGGGGCGGGCCGAGATGGTTGTAGGACGCGGTTCTTCCATCGAAGCCTTTCCGCTCTTTGGTTTCGACCTCGACGATTATGATGCCCTGTTCACCGAAAAGCTTGACCTATTGCTAACGATTCGGGGGCAGGAGCAGGTGCAGTGGAAAGGCAAGTTCCGGCCTGCCCTGCATGGAGAGGGAATCTACCCGCGGCCCATGCAACAGTCGCTACCCATTTGGTTAGGAGTAGGAGGCACGCCGCAGTCTTTCGCGCGAGCCGGTATGCTAGGTTTGCCGTTGATGGTGGCTATCATTGGTGGCGATACGCATCGCTTTCGGCCGCTAGTTGACCTCTACCGGGAAGCGGGCCGGCGTGCTGGCTATACGCCGGATCAGTTGCCAGTGGGCTTGCACTCGCTCGGGTACGTGGCCGAAACCACGCAGCAAGCCAAGGATGAGTTCTTCCCCGGTTACGCGCACACGTTCACTAGCCGGGCAAAGGAGCGCGGCGGACTACCCGTGACGCGAGGACAGTTTGACGCGCAAGCAGGGCCGCTCGGCGCACTGCTGGTGGGCAACCCGGAAGAAGTAGCGGCCAAAATCCAGCGCCACAGTGAGGCGCTGGGAGGAATTACACGGGTTACTTTTCAAATGGATGTTGCCACCCTGCCACATACCAAGTTGTTAGAAGCTATTGACTTACTCGGTACGCGGGTTGCGCCCTTGCTGCGGGGCTAA
- a CDS encoding CgeB family protein yields MNPRKLNIAFFGSSLVSAYWNGAATYYRGVIRALHERGHQVTFYEPDAYDRQQNRDIPDPEYAKVVVYEATEEAAHRCLAQAEAADLVVKASGVGVFDELLEREVLKLKTDERLVIFWDVDAPATLDRVHHNAQDPFLSLIPQYDLILTYGGGDPVIQAYEALGAQKCVPIYNALDTTTHHPVAPEPRFACDLAFLGNRLPDREARVEEFFLNPAAATPDKRFIIGGSGWGDKSMAPNVTYIGHVYTNDHNAFNCTPKAVLNISRESMARYGFSPATRVFEAAGAGACIITDYWEGIDFFFEPEQEILVAKSGAEVASILADLTDDQAKAIGQAAYQKVLSAHTYNHRAEQLEQLLYTKVNQQSLALSGASATEK; encoded by the coding sequence ATGAACCCCCGCAAACTGAATATTGCTTTCTTTGGCTCTAGCCTGGTGTCAGCTTACTGGAATGGAGCCGCTACGTACTACCGGGGCGTTATTCGCGCTTTGCATGAGCGCGGCCACCAAGTTACCTTCTACGAGCCGGACGCTTACGACCGGCAGCAAAACCGCGACATTCCCGATCCGGAGTACGCCAAAGTAGTGGTGTACGAGGCCACCGAAGAAGCCGCGCACCGCTGCCTAGCCCAAGCCGAAGCCGCCGACCTCGTAGTAAAAGCCAGCGGCGTAGGCGTGTTCGATGAGTTGTTGGAGCGTGAAGTGCTGAAACTCAAAACCGATGAGCGCCTGGTTATTTTCTGGGACGTCGACGCGCCGGCCACCCTCGACCGGGTGCATCATAACGCGCAAGATCCTTTCCTGTCGCTCATCCCGCAGTACGACCTCATTTTGACCTACGGCGGCGGCGACCCAGTTATTCAGGCCTACGAAGCCCTAGGTGCGCAGAAGTGCGTGCCTATTTACAATGCCCTCGATACCACCACGCACCACCCTGTAGCACCCGAGCCGCGCTTTGCTTGCGACCTAGCTTTCCTCGGCAACCGGCTGCCCGACCGGGAAGCCCGGGTGGAAGAGTTCTTCCTAAACCCTGCCGCTGCGACACCTGACAAGCGCTTTATCATCGGCGGGAGCGGCTGGGGTGATAAGTCCATGGCACCCAACGTGACCTACATCGGCCACGTGTATACGAACGACCATAACGCCTTCAATTGCACGCCCAAGGCCGTGCTCAACATCAGCCGCGAAAGCATGGCCCGCTACGGTTTTTCGCCGGCTACGCGAGTGTTCGAAGCAGCTGGTGCTGGCGCCTGCATCATCACCGATTACTGGGAAGGCATCGACTTTTTCTTTGAACCTGAACAGGAAATATTGGTGGCTAAGAGTGGGGCAGAAGTGGCTTCTATCCTAGCTGACCTAACGGACGACCAAGCCAAGGCTATTGGCCAAGCTGCTTACCAAAAAGTGCTGTCGGCGCACACGTATAATCATCGCGCTGAACAGCTAGAGCAGCTGCTCTATACCAAGGTTAACCAGCAGAGTTTAGCTTTAAGTGGTGCTTCAGCAACTGAAAAGTAG
- a CDS encoding CgeB family protein — MNIVILGLSITSSWGNGHATTFRGLVRELTRSGHRVLFLERDVPWYASHRDLPNPDYCQTELYASLDDLKARFTEPVREADMVIVGSYVPEGVPVGEWVAQTAQGIKAFYDIDTPVTLAKLERGDFEYLHPSLIPQYDLYLSFTGGPTLDVLEQKYGSPMARALYCSFDPALYFPEPQQTKWDLGYLGTYSDDRQPPLEKLMLDAARQWPEGGFVVAGPQYPASVQWPTNTEYISHLPPADHRAFYNAQRFTQNITRADMIRAGYSPSVRLFEAAACGTPIISDYWDGLDSLFAFDSEILVAYSAADTLRYLREMSETERQAIGERARQKVLAQHTAAHRAQELTQYARALMTV, encoded by the coding sequence ATGAATATTGTAATCTTAGGCTTGTCGATTACCTCCAGCTGGGGCAATGGGCACGCGACTACTTTTCGGGGCTTAGTGCGAGAGTTGACTCGTAGCGGCCACCGTGTTTTGTTTCTGGAGCGCGACGTGCCGTGGTATGCCAGCCACCGCGACCTACCTAATCCTGATTACTGCCAAACGGAACTGTACGCCTCGCTCGACGATCTGAAAGCTAGGTTCACCGAACCGGTACGCGAAGCTGATATGGTCATCGTTGGTTCGTACGTGCCAGAGGGCGTGCCGGTGGGCGAGTGGGTCGCGCAAACGGCGCAGGGCATCAAAGCGTTCTACGACATCGATACGCCCGTGACCCTAGCCAAGCTAGAGCGCGGCGACTTTGAGTACCTACACCCAAGCCTCATCCCGCAATACGACCTGTACCTGTCGTTCACCGGTGGCCCCACGCTCGACGTGCTGGAGCAAAAGTATGGCTCGCCCATGGCGCGCGCCCTTTACTGCTCCTTCGACCCCGCGCTGTACTTCCCCGAGCCACAGCAAACCAAGTGGGACCTAGGTTACCTCGGTACGTATTCCGACGACCGTCAGCCGCCCCTCGAAAAGCTCATGCTCGACGCTGCCCGGCAATGGCCCGAAGGGGGCTTCGTGGTGGCCGGGCCGCAGTACCCCGCCTCGGTGCAGTGGCCCACCAATACCGAATACATTAGCCACCTGCCCCCGGCCGACCATCGGGCGTTCTACAACGCCCAGCGCTTCACCCAAAACATCACGCGCGCCGACATGATCCGGGCCGGCTACTCGCCCAGCGTGCGCTTGTTTGAAGCCGCCGCCTGTGGCACGCCCATTATCTCCGATTACTGGGATGGGCTGGATTCACTGTTTGCGTTTGATAGCGAAATTCTTGTCGCTTACTCGGCGGCCGACACCTTGCGCTACCTACGCGAGATGAGCGAAACCGAGCGGCAAGCCATTGGCGAACGGGCCCGGCAAAAGGTGCTAGCCCAGCACACAGCTGCACACCGAGCACAAGAACTAACGCAGTACGCCCGCGCTTTGATGACCGTATAA
- the uraH gene encoding hydroxyisourate hydrolase, producing the protein MSQLTTHILDTTRGKPAQGVSIVLYSQQEDAWQERARGTTNQDGRITDLLPQDELLALGTYKLKFLTQEYFDQLGTTTFYPFVEIVFSVQTQEHYHVPLLLNPFGYSTYRGS; encoded by the coding sequence ATGAGCCAACTCACAACCCACATTCTGGACACCACCCGCGGCAAACCAGCCCAAGGTGTTTCCATCGTCTTGTACAGCCAGCAAGAAGATGCGTGGCAAGAGCGAGCCCGTGGCACCACCAATCAAGACGGCCGCATCACGGATTTGCTGCCGCAAGATGAACTCCTGGCTCTTGGTACCTACAAGCTGAAGTTTCTGACCCAAGAGTACTTCGACCAGTTAGGTACAACTACTTTTTACCCGTTCGTAGAAATCGTTTTTTCGGTGCAAACGCAGGAGCACTACCACGTGCCGCTGCTGCTGAACCCATTCGGCTATTCCACCTACCGCGGCTCTTGA
- a CDS encoding DUF6986 family protein, whose amino-acid sequence MKLSIQDSDKEQLLNQLGVANVKFQQSYPGDKPDRQPVHTVYGGANLFKADTCVRMGDIALNNLKTYAPNFVELARVLQLKNYEHLPTLEKDIADLTARLDAITEAERKREHAWLAYSVYNKIVKKLKTEPVEDFRIDFEDGFGNRPDAEEDATAVQAANEVAVGMQNGTLSPFIGIRIKPFTEDLKYRGVRTLDIFLTTLLEKTGGKLPSNFVVMLPKVTIPEQMTTMVRLFELLEKANNLAPGTLRMETMVEATQIIMDEEGRNPLMRIIRASEGRCIAAHFGTYDYTASAGITAKYQTMAHPVCDFAHHMTKVALGGTGIFLSDGATNVMPIGPHRGEHLSFEQQKENRDSVHNAWRQGFHHTTHSLINGLYQGWDLNPAQLPMRYAATYNFFLSSYDDAVFRLKTFVERAAISTLTGDIFDDAATGQGLLNFFLKALNCGAITEEEIVATGLTKEEINTRSFFRILEGRRQKTA is encoded by the coding sequence ATGAAGCTCAGCATACAAGACTCGGATAAAGAGCAGCTCCTGAATCAACTAGGCGTTGCTAACGTTAAGTTTCAGCAATCCTACCCCGGCGACAAACCCGACCGCCAGCCGGTGCACACGGTGTACGGTGGCGCCAACCTCTTCAAGGCTGACACCTGCGTGCGCATGGGCGACATTGCTCTGAACAATCTCAAAACCTATGCGCCCAACTTCGTGGAGCTAGCTAGGGTGCTACAGTTGAAGAACTACGAGCACCTGCCCACGCTGGAAAAGGACATTGCCGACCTGACCGCCCGCCTCGACGCCATTACCGAAGCGGAACGCAAAAGAGAACACGCTTGGCTAGCGTATTCGGTCTACAACAAGATCGTGAAGAAACTCAAAACGGAGCCGGTGGAGGATTTCCGGATTGATTTCGAGGATGGCTTCGGCAACCGTCCCGACGCGGAGGAAGATGCCACCGCCGTGCAAGCCGCCAACGAAGTAGCCGTGGGCATGCAAAACGGAACCCTGTCTCCTTTCATTGGCATTCGCATTAAGCCGTTCACCGAGGATTTGAAGTACCGCGGCGTGCGCACGCTCGACATCTTCCTAACCACGCTATTGGAAAAAACTGGCGGCAAGCTGCCTAGCAACTTCGTGGTAATGCTGCCCAAGGTGACCATCCCCGAGCAGATGACGACCATGGTACGTCTGTTTGAACTGCTGGAAAAAGCCAACAACCTAGCTCCCGGCACCTTGCGCATGGAGACGATGGTGGAAGCCACCCAAATCATCATGGATGAGGAAGGCCGCAACCCGCTCATGCGCATCATTCGGGCGAGTGAAGGCCGGTGCATCGCCGCGCACTTCGGCACCTACGACTACACGGCGTCGGCGGGCATCACGGCCAAGTACCAGACCATGGCCCATCCCGTGTGCGACTTTGCCCACCACATGACCAAAGTGGCCCTCGGTGGCACCGGCATCTTCCTCTCCGATGGCGCTACCAACGTGATGCCCATTGGTCCGCACCGGGGTGAGCACCTGAGCTTTGAGCAACAGAAGGAAAACCGCGACTCAGTGCATAATGCGTGGCGCCAGGGTTTTCACCACACCACCCACTCGCTCATCAACGGCCTCTACCAAGGTTGGGACCTGAACCCAGCGCAGCTGCCCATGCGCTACGCCGCTACTTATAACTTCTTCCTCAGCAGCTACGACGATGCCGTGTTCCGCCTAAAAACCTTTGTGGAGCGCGCCGCCATTTCCACACTCACCGGCGACATCTTCGACGATGCCGCGACGGGCCAGGGCTTACTCAACTTCTTCCTCAAAGCGCTGAACTGCGGCGCCATCACGGAAGAGGAGATCGTAGCCACGGGTCTCACAAAGGAGGAAATCAACACCCGTTCCTTCTTCCGCATCTTGGAAGGTCGCCGCCAGAAAACGGCCTAG